A stretch of the Epinephelus fuscoguttatus linkage group LG2, E.fuscoguttatus.final_Chr_v1 genome encodes the following:
- the LOC125899660 gene encoding uncharacterized protein LOC125899660, whose product MLYMQLNPNSPILRVYNDPESCLKRDLRLTRQSVNLLLRIIHSPRDHGWGQELEVLMFLYSLAHGLSLSVVCHVFGVPRSTVHRVIHRIAAEIKAKLGTLISLPSQDMLPDIGMGFCQLARSPVFTRAADAIDGCHIRIKPPGNQHRADYINYKLFPSIQLQAICDATDRFLDIFVGYPGSVHDARVLRNSPIFSQALDPPAGFSLLADGGYPCLEKPISLITPYKLPLQDRVQECYNTHHSRARSVVERAFGMMKARWRATLFKALEVSPAFAPDIVACCAFLHNLCLKTDDILEMEDIEPENHPVPLHVAPGRAETSGHHIRERIAAQLSAPALLPQHLQEHDYF is encoded by the coding sequence ATGCTGTACATGCAGCTGAACCCCAATAGTCCAATTCTGCGGGTGTACAATGATCCAGAGAGCTGCCTCAAAAGAGATCTCCGGCTCACCCGGCAGTCTGTCAACCTTTTATTGAGGATTATCCACAGTCCGAGGGACCATGGCTGGGGCCAGGAGTTGGAGGTCCTCATGTTTTTATATAGCCTGGCACACGGCCTTTCCCTGTCAGTGGTGTGCCATGTCTTTGGGGTCCCCAGGTCCACCGTGCACCGGGTAATTCATAGGATAGCTGCAGAGATCAAAGCCAAACTGGGAACACTCATCTCACTGCCATCTCAGGACATGCTGCCAGACATCGGTATGGGTTTCTGCCAGCTTGCCCGAAGTCCAGTTTTCACTCGTGCTGCTGATGCAATCGATGGCTGTCATATCAGAATCAAACCACCAGGTAACCAACATCGTGCCGATTACATAAACTACAAGTTATTTCCATCAATACAACTACAAGCCATCTGTGACGCAACTGACAGATTTCTGGACATTTTTGTGGGGTACCCGGGGTCTGTGCATGATGCCAGGGTCCTGAGAAATAGCCCCATCTTCAGCCAGGCACTCGACCCACCAGCGGGCTTTTCCCTCCTGGCAGATGGTGGCTATCCATGTCTGGAAAAGCCGATTTCACTCATCACACCATACAAACTGCCTCTACAGGATCGAGTACAGGAGTGTTACAACACCCATCATTCAAGGGCTCGTTCAGTGGTTGAACGTGCCTTTGGAATGATGAAAGCGCGATGGAGGGCCACGCTTTTCAAGGCACTGGAGGTCAGTCCAGCCTTTGCTCCCGATATTGTTGCCTGTTGTGCCTTCTTGCACAATCTGTGCCTTAAGACAGATGACATCTTGGAGATGGAGGACATCGAACCCGAAAACCACCCAGTTCCCCTCCATGTCGCACCTGGCAGAGCTGAAACATCCGGACATCACATCAGGGAAAGGATAGCTGCCCAGTTGTCTGCACCTGCCCTCCTTCCACAGCACCTGCAGGAGCATGATTATTTCTGA